In Streptomyces qaidamensis, one DNA window encodes the following:
- the rpsR gene encoding 30S ribosomal protein S18, which produces MPRKPERKPAKDRPNPLDQAGITYIDYKDTDLLRKFISDRGKIRSRRVTRVSSQQQRRLARAIKNAREMALLPYAGR; this is translated from the coding sequence ATGCCGCGCAAGCCCGAACGCAAGCCCGCCAAGGACCGGCCCAACCCCCTGGACCAGGCCGGGATCACCTACATCGACTACAAGGACACCGACCTGCTGCGGAAGTTCATCTCCGACCGCGGCAAGATCCGCAGCCGCCGCGTCACCCGGGTGTCGTCCCAGCAGCAACGCCGGCTGGCCAGGGCCATCAAGAACGCCCGCGAGATGGCACTCCTCCCGTACGCCGGCCGCTGA
- the rpmG gene encoding 50S ribosomal protein L33, which translates to MARNELRPVIKLRSTAGTGFTYVTRKNRRNDPDRLTLRKFDPVAGRHVDFREER; encoded by the coding sequence ATGGCACGCAACGAACTCCGGCCGGTCATCAAGCTCCGGTCCACCGCCGGGACCGGCTTCACCTACGTGACCCGCAAGAACCGCCGCAACGACCCGGATCGACTGACCCTGCGCAAGTTCGATCCGGTCGCCGGCCGCCACGTCGACTTCCGAGAGGAGCGCTGA
- a CDS encoding DUF2786 domain-containing protein — translation MSTSSTVDRAFASALYETGETALDAGASLLASDPAADAELARRGHEFVAGAWRRGWQPADVVRTVRRELDDVHVLLAAALIRAQAPGDGPRGRRWNAQLAELPDDAPPRTDRFSHATAVLELYRLLLRLPALEALDEAPGQVPGGARAESRMLTRIRALLAKAEATGFPEEAEALSAKAQELMARHSVDEALLAARAPSPDAPGACRIGVEPPYEQAKAVLLDAVADANHCRAVWNEPLGFSTVVGFETDLDAVELLYTSLLVQATTAMTKAEAAQRAGGRKRTKTFRQSFLAAYAHRIGTRLAAAAEIRVSDDLLPVLASREVAVTGRLDRMFPETTTTRLRGVRDAAGWTEGAQAADRAQVQHRPPLR, via the coding sequence GTGAGTACGTCCAGCACCGTCGATCGCGCGTTCGCATCGGCCCTCTACGAGACCGGTGAGACGGCCCTGGACGCCGGCGCGTCCCTGCTCGCGTCCGACCCGGCGGCCGACGCCGAACTCGCCCGGCGGGGACACGAGTTCGTGGCCGGGGCGTGGCGGCGCGGCTGGCAGCCGGCCGACGTCGTGCGGACCGTGCGGCGCGAGCTGGACGACGTGCACGTGCTGCTGGCGGCCGCGCTGATCCGCGCACAGGCCCCCGGCGACGGCCCCCGCGGCCGCCGCTGGAACGCCCAGCTCGCGGAGCTCCCCGACGACGCCCCGCCCCGCACGGACCGCTTCTCGCACGCCACCGCCGTGCTGGAGCTGTACCGCCTGCTGCTGCGGCTGCCGGCGCTGGAGGCCCTCGACGAGGCGCCCGGGCAGGTACCCGGAGGGGCGCGGGCCGAGTCCCGCATGCTCACCCGTATCCGCGCGCTGCTCGCCAAGGCGGAGGCCACCGGGTTCCCGGAGGAGGCCGAGGCGCTCAGTGCCAAGGCGCAGGAGCTGATGGCCCGGCACAGTGTCGACGAGGCGCTGCTCGCGGCGCGGGCGCCGTCGCCGGACGCGCCCGGGGCCTGCCGGATCGGGGTCGAGCCGCCGTACGAGCAGGCCAAGGCCGTGTTGCTGGACGCCGTCGCCGACGCCAACCACTGCCGGGCGGTGTGGAACGAGCCGCTCGGCTTCTCCACCGTCGTCGGCTTCGAAACCGACCTGGACGCGGTCGAACTCCTCTACACCTCGCTCCTCGTGCAGGCCACGACCGCGATGACCAAGGCGGAGGCGGCGCAGAGAGCGGGCGGCCGCAAGCGCACCAAGACGTTCCGTCAGTCCTTCCTCGCGGCCTACGCCCACCGCATCGGCACCCGGCTGGCAGCCGCCGCCGAGATCCGGGTGAGCGACGATCTGCTGCCGGTCCTCGCCTCCCGCGAGGTCGCCGTGACCGGGCGGCTGGACCGGATGTTCCCGGAGACGACCACGACCCGGCTGCGCGGGGTGCGCGACGCGGCGGGCTGGACGGAGGGCGCGCAGGCGGCGGACCGGGCCCAGGTCCAACACCGGCCGCCGCTGCGGTGA
- a CDS encoding AfsR/SARP family transcriptional regulator — translation MRFGLLGPPVLFYDAQGVARGTARAIAGPKSRVLLTALLLDAGRAVSVESLKDALWGEAAPVSAQASLHNHVARLRRLLDDPGRLRTVPSGYVLRIDEGELDVHLFDAHVAEARAAHTGRDWERVVRGCTDALALWRGAPLAGLPPEAGGYAFAQRLCEARLLLLEWRYDAELALGGPRLHELVPELAVLTGEYPLREVFYRQLMLALHRTGRQAEALAVHRDLRTRLVGQLGIEPGPGVREAHVEVLRGVTGDGGAGEPVEADRPVPSPAQLPPSPAHFIGRTPLRESLRRALTAPGPHPTAVISGMAGVGKSALALQVAHQLAERFPDGQIHLDLHGATPGMTPLTAAQAVAALLRDLGTEPCRIPEQPDAAAALLRSLLAPTRTLLVLDDAASAAQVRPLLPGGAGCGVIVTSRSPLTALDGAARFPLAPLSDEESAELLCRASGRDGLDGTDAARLLVELTGGLPLALRIVAARLAARPALTPDALAGQLAAADSRLHHLEYDDLSVRRSLAVAHDALAASERETDKDAARTLCRIGALGLPTYGAPLLARLTGTGEPRSEAALERLLDVALLEEPAYGRYAPHDLVRDFARERAGERDTADTVGTALHWYAAVAERVLAAIVQPGPDLDDRRRPTPSQPSGHTANVGTVAPFAGPGAAFAWGDGELENVVTLVERYADDPSGQRAGLVCTLVRLIFPFAHRRGRVAEMEVLGQAGLRVARRLGDAEAEAYALADLAGSHFLTGRQKSALALNDRALAVWRRLDRPSWIRRCLNNRGLLLDGLGRRSEAGEALARSLQYARQLNDPYGEAVTHSHLGNLVEHTDPRAAIEQHRRSLALGNEIGAVIVRHSAHCNIGYAHLRLGQPAAALPHFEESLRILGGHGDWHGESRTRLGLVRALRLLGRSARAARECAELLGRADARADRYTGGLARHQHGLLLRERGHTGAAREAWDAALAALEGTDEQTVVTELRALLAPADRSRGVLDDTPPDPATWRPRSTPPPPS, via the coding sequence ATGCGGTTCGGGCTGTTGGGGCCGCCGGTGCTGTTCTACGACGCCCAGGGCGTCGCCCGGGGCACGGCGCGGGCCATCGCAGGCCCCAAGTCCCGTGTGCTGCTGACCGCGTTGCTCCTCGACGCCGGGCGGGCCGTCTCCGTCGAGTCGCTCAAGGACGCGCTGTGGGGCGAGGCGGCGCCCGTGTCCGCCCAGGCCTCGCTGCACAACCACGTCGCCCGGTTGCGGCGGCTGCTCGACGATCCGGGACGGCTGCGCACCGTGCCGTCCGGGTACGTGCTGCGGATCGACGAGGGCGAGCTGGACGTCCACCTCTTCGACGCCCACGTCGCCGAGGCGCGTGCCGCGCACACCGGCCGGGACTGGGAGCGGGTCGTGCGCGGGTGCACGGACGCGCTCGCCCTGTGGCGGGGTGCGCCGCTCGCCGGACTGCCGCCCGAGGCCGGCGGATACGCCTTCGCGCAGCGGTTGTGCGAGGCCCGGCTGCTGCTCCTGGAGTGGCGCTACGACGCCGAATTGGCACTGGGCGGCCCACGGCTGCACGAGCTGGTGCCGGAGTTGGCGGTGCTGACCGGTGAGTATCCGCTGCGGGAGGTGTTCTACCGGCAGTTGATGCTCGCCCTGCACCGCACCGGCCGTCAGGCCGAGGCCCTGGCCGTCCACCGCGACCTGCGCACCCGCCTCGTGGGCCAGCTCGGCATCGAACCGGGGCCGGGGGTACGGGAGGCGCATGTCGAGGTGCTGCGGGGGGTCACGGGCGACGGTGGCGCGGGGGAGCCGGTCGAAGCGGACCGGCCGGTACCCTCCCCGGCCCAGCTGCCGCCTTCACCCGCCCATTTCATCGGCCGCACCCCCCTGCGCGAGTCCCTGCGCCGCGCGCTCACGGCACCCGGCCCGCACCCCACCGCCGTCATCAGCGGCATGGCCGGCGTCGGCAAGAGCGCGCTCGCACTCCAGGTCGCCCATCAGCTGGCGGAACGTTTCCCCGATGGGCAGATCCACCTCGACCTGCATGGCGCCACCCCGGGCATGACCCCTCTCACCGCGGCTCAGGCGGTCGCCGCCCTGCTGCGTGACCTCGGTACCGAACCCTGCCGTATCCCGGAACAGCCGGACGCCGCGGCCGCGTTGCTGCGCTCGCTGCTCGCGCCGACGCGCACGCTCCTGGTACTGGACGACGCCGCGAGTGCCGCGCAGGTACGGCCGCTCCTGCCGGGGGGTGCCGGGTGCGGGGTGATCGTCACCAGCCGTTCGCCGCTGACCGCCCTCGACGGCGCGGCCAGGTTTCCGCTCGCCCCGCTGTCGGACGAGGAGAGCGCCGAACTCCTGTGCAGGGCCTCGGGCCGCGACGGCCTGGACGGTACGGACGCCGCCCGGCTCCTCGTCGAGCTCACGGGCGGACTCCCGCTGGCCCTGCGGATCGTCGCCGCGCGGCTCGCCGCCCGTCCGGCCCTGACCCCCGACGCCCTGGCCGGGCAACTCGCCGCCGCGGATAGTCGCTTGCACCACCTGGAGTACGACGACCTGAGCGTCCGCCGCTCCCTGGCCGTCGCGCACGACGCCCTCGCCGCCTCCGAGCGGGAGACCGACAAGGACGCGGCCCGTACCCTGTGCCGTATCGGCGCGCTCGGTCTGCCCACGTACGGCGCCCCGCTGCTCGCCCGCCTCACCGGCACCGGCGAACCCCGCAGCGAGGCCGCCCTGGAACGCCTCCTCGACGTGGCCCTGCTGGAGGAGCCGGCGTACGGCCGCTACGCACCGCACGACCTGGTGCGTGACTTCGCCCGCGAACGGGCCGGAGAGCGAGACACCGCCGACACCGTCGGCACGGCGCTGCACTGGTACGCGGCCGTCGCCGAACGCGTCCTCGCCGCCATCGTGCAACCGGGCCCCGACCTGGACGACCGCCGCCGGCCCACCCCGTCCCAGCCGAGCGGCCACACCGCAAACGTCGGCACCGTCGCTCCCTTCGCCGGCCCCGGTGCGGCCTTCGCCTGGGGGGACGGGGAGCTGGAGAACGTCGTCACCCTGGTCGAGCGGTACGCGGACGACCCGTCCGGGCAGCGCGCGGGCCTGGTCTGCACGCTCGTCCGGCTCATCTTTCCCTTCGCGCATCGCCGGGGGCGTGTCGCCGAGATGGAGGTGCTCGGGCAGGCCGGCCTCCGGGTGGCCCGGCGGCTCGGTGACGCGGAGGCGGAGGCGTACGCGCTGGCCGACCTCGCCGGGTCGCACTTCCTGACCGGCCGGCAGAAGTCCGCGCTCGCGCTCAACGACCGGGCACTCGCCGTCTGGCGGCGGCTGGACCGTCCCTCCTGGATCCGCCGCTGCCTCAACAACCGGGGCCTGCTGCTGGACGGGCTCGGCCGGCGCAGCGAGGCGGGTGAGGCCCTGGCGCGGAGCCTGCAGTACGCACGGCAGCTGAACGACCCGTACGGCGAGGCCGTCACCCACAGCCACCTCGGCAACCTTGTCGAGCACACCGACCCGCGGGCAGCCATCGAGCAACACCGGCGTTCGCTCGCCCTCGGGAACGAGATCGGCGCCGTGATCGTGCGGCACTCCGCGCACTGCAACATCGGATACGCGCATCTGCGGCTCGGTCAGCCGGCCGCCGCCCTGCCGCACTTCGAGGAGAGCCTGCGCATCCTCGGCGGCCACGGCGACTGGCACGGTGAGTCCCGGACGCGGCTCGGTCTGGTGCGTGCCCTGCGTCTGCTCGGCCGCAGCGCGCGGGCCGCCCGGGAGTGCGCCGAGCTGCTGGGCCGGGCCGACGCCCGCGCCGACCGCTACACCGGCGGTCTCGCCCGCCACCAGCACGGGCTGCTGCTGCGGGAGCGGGGGCACACCGGCGCGGCGCGCGAGGCGTGGGACGCGGCGCTCGCGGCCCTGGAGGGAACGGACGAGCAGACGGTCGTCACAGAGCTACGCGCGTTGCTCGCTCCCGCCGACCGGTCACGCGGCGTCCTCGACGACACGCCGCCCGATCCGGCTACTTGGCGTCCGCGTAGCACTCCACCACCGCCGTCGTGA
- a CDS encoding CobW family GTP-binding protein → MAVPPGLPVVIVGGLHADARRAAVARLLADVPGSVVLHHDLATAAAGTVVRTIRDASGILDAGEAPLVNDCACCALREDLVPELERLRDAGGTRLAVVELWDSVEPKAMAEVVTAGGLTVTGVITAVDPALVLPYLGNGDDLADGGLAAAATDQRTVADTFARQLEYAPVLAIAESPEADDEDRELLAQLHPTARQVRIGQEFPAELAELAEPADDGLTVPTPRRRALSPLAQAALGGFDVEAAAAAQHPACALLPAEADAHGVSTLVWSMRRPFHPERLYAALEDLTCAAARSRGRFWLADKPDTLFHWDAAGGALCVESTGPWLASLPDAAWDMVPPVRRAAAALDWHPEHGDRCQHLVFTSPGLDRDGLERLLESCLLTDAEYAAGPDAWQRLPHAFDTLLEV, encoded by the coding sequence ATGGCTGTCCCTCCTGGGCTCCCCGTCGTGATCGTCGGCGGGCTGCACGCCGATGCCCGCAGGGCGGCCGTCGCGCGGCTGCTCGCCGACGTGCCCGGCAGCGTCGTCCTCCACCACGACCTCGCGACGGCCGCAGCGGGCACGGTCGTACGGACCATCAGGGACGCCTCCGGCATCCTCGACGCGGGGGAGGCGCCGCTCGTCAACGACTGTGCCTGCTGTGCCCTGCGCGAGGACCTGGTCCCGGAGCTGGAGCGGCTGCGGGACGCCGGCGGCACCCGGCTCGCCGTCGTCGAGCTGTGGGACTCCGTCGAGCCCAAGGCCATGGCCGAGGTCGTCACGGCCGGCGGTCTCACCGTCACCGGCGTGATCACCGCCGTCGACCCGGCCCTGGTCCTGCCGTACCTCGGCAACGGTGACGACCTGGCCGACGGCGGTCTCGCCGCCGCCGCAACCGACCAGCGCACGGTCGCCGACACCTTCGCGCGCCAGCTGGAGTACGCCCCCGTGCTGGCCATCGCCGAATCCCCGGAGGCCGACGACGAGGACCGCGAGCTGCTCGCGCAGCTGCACCCGACGGCCCGCCAGGTGCGCATCGGGCAGGAGTTCCCCGCCGAACTCGCCGAACTCGCCGAACCGGCCGACGACGGCCTGACCGTGCCGACGCCGCGCCGGCGGGCGCTCTCCCCCCTGGCCCAGGCCGCCCTGGGCGGCTTCGACGTCGAGGCGGCCGCCGCCGCCCAGCACCCGGCCTGCGCCCTGCTCCCCGCCGAGGCCGACGCGCACGGCGTCTCCACCCTGGTGTGGAGCATGCGGCGCCCCTTCCACCCGGAGCGGCTGTACGCCGCGCTGGAGGACCTGACCTGTGCGGCCGCCCGCAGCCGGGGCCGGTTCTGGCTCGCCGACAAGCCCGACACGCTGTTCCACTGGGACGCGGCGGGCGGGGCCCTGTGCGTGGAGAGCACGGGCCCGTGGCTGGCCTCCCTGCCGGACGCGGCCTGGGACATGGTCCCGCCGGTGCGCCGGGCCGCCGCCGCGCTGGACTGGCACCCCGAGCACGGTGACCGCTGCCAGCACCTCGTCTTCACCTCGCCCGGCCTCGACCGGGACGGCCTGGAGCGGCTGCTGGAGTCCTGCCTGCTGACCGACGCCGAGTACGCCGCCGGGCCCGACGCCTGGCAGCGGCTGCCGCACGCCTTCGACACCCTCCTGGAGGTCTGA
- a CDS encoding ATP-binding protein yields MLEPLRQGLPPLDPAAASDAASCALPARYEAVREARQFTRRTLDQWGLGDRFDDVCLVVSELVTNALRHGLSANGVCVNGREPPVRLHLMRWSERLVCAVRDPSHDSPVTRETDDFSAESGRGLFLVDSFSDSWGWHPLAGALDGKVVWALFRLARTGSRPNGE; encoded by the coding sequence ATGCTCGAGCCGTTACGGCAGGGCCTTCCGCCGCTGGATCCCGCGGCCGCGTCCGACGCCGCCTCCTGCGCTCTGCCCGCCCGCTACGAAGCGGTGCGCGAGGCACGGCAGTTCACCCGCAGAACCCTCGACCAGTGGGGCCTGGGCGACCGGTTCGACGACGTCTGCCTGGTGGTCTCGGAACTCGTCACCAACGCCCTGCGGCACGGGCTGTCGGCGAACGGCGTGTGCGTCAACGGCCGTGAACCTCCCGTGCGGCTGCACCTGATGCGGTGGAGCGAACGGCTGGTGTGCGCGGTGCGCGACCCCAGCCACGACAGTCCGGTGACCCGGGAGACCGACGACTTCTCGGCCGAGTCGGGCCGCGGGCTGTTCCTCGTCGACTCCTTCAGCGACAGCTGGGGCTGGCATCCGCTCGCGGGCGCGCTCGACGGCAAGGTGGTCTGGGCGCTGTTCCGGCTGGCGCGGACCGGTTCGCGGCCGAACGGGGAATGA
- a CDS encoding type B 50S ribosomal protein L31 — protein sequence MREGIHPAYGPVVFRDRAANYAFLTRSTMTSEKTIEWEDGRTYPVVDVEISDVSHPFYTGTARVLDTAGRVERFERRYGKKG from the coding sequence ATGCGCGAGGGAATCCACCCGGCGTACGGACCCGTCGTCTTCCGTGACCGTGCCGCGAACTACGCCTTCCTCACCCGCTCGACCATGACGAGCGAGAAGACGATCGAATGGGAGGACGGCCGGACCTACCCGGTCGTGGACGTCGAGATCTCCGACGTCAGCCACCCCTTCTACACCGGCACGGCCCGCGTCCTGGACACCGCGGGCCGCGTGGAGCGCTTCGAGCGCCGGTACGGAAAGAAGGGCTGA
- a CDS encoding DUF4232 domain-containing protein, with protein sequence MRTFPLALAAALATTLLLTGCDDDKTGGDDVKNADRKSGSACAVGDMGVEVGAGAAPAAGDTGTVTVTLTNKGAQCTLKGFPGVDLLADDKTTSVLPEEGAKAQSLTFGKGGTTSFTITYVRGEAGSAESLDVHKASFTLPGDTSTAHELTWSYGEVAWTDGKKPSVSGFETSGD encoded by the coding sequence ATGCGCACCTTCCCCCTCGCCCTGGCCGCCGCCCTCGCCACGACGCTCCTGCTGACCGGCTGCGACGACGACAAGACCGGTGGTGACGACGTCAAGAACGCGGACCGGAAGAGCGGTTCGGCGTGCGCGGTCGGCGACATGGGCGTGGAGGTCGGTGCGGGCGCCGCCCCGGCCGCCGGGGACACCGGCACCGTCACCGTCACGCTCACCAACAAGGGCGCGCAGTGCACGCTGAAGGGCTTCCCCGGCGTGGACCTGCTGGCCGACGACAAGACGACCTCCGTCTTGCCGGAGGAGGGTGCGAAGGCCCAGTCGCTGACCTTCGGGAAGGGCGGCACCACGTCCTTCACGATCACCTACGTCCGGGGCGAGGCGGGCTCCGCGGAGAGTCTCGACGTGCACAAGGCGTCCTTCACCCTGCCCGGCGACACCAGCACGGCGCACGAACTGACGTGGTCCTACGGCGAGGTCGCATGGACGGACGGCAAGAAGCCCTCGGTGAGCGGCTTCGAGACGTCGGGCGACTGA
- the rpsN gene encoding 30S ribosomal protein S14 — protein MAKKSKIAKNDRRQEVVARYAARRAELKEIIRRPSSTEAERLAAQAELRRQPRDASATRVRNRDQVDGRPRGYFRAFGLSRVSLREQAHAGYLPGVRKSSW, from the coding sequence ATGGCCAAGAAGAGCAAGATCGCGAAGAACGACAGGCGGCAGGAGGTCGTCGCTCGGTACGCCGCCCGGCGGGCCGAGCTGAAGGAGATCATCCGGAGGCCGTCGTCGACGGAGGCCGAACGGCTCGCCGCGCAGGCGGAGCTGCGCAGGCAGCCGCGGGACGCGAGCGCCACACGGGTGCGCAACCGCGACCAGGTGGACGGCCGGCCGCGCGGCTACTTCCGGGCGTTCGGGCTGTCCCGGGTGAGTCTGCGGGAGCAGGCGCACGCGGGGTATCTGCCTGGAGTGCGCAAGTCGTCCTGGTAA
- a CDS encoding DUF397 domain-containing protein, protein MAAAGLHGVAWQKSRHSNSQGSCVEFARLPGGDVAVRNSRFPDGPALVYTRAEIEAMLLGVKDGEFDHLVGG, encoded by the coding sequence ATGGCGGCCGCCGGGCTGCACGGCGTGGCCTGGCAGAAGAGCCGGCACAGCAACTCGCAGGGCTCGTGCGTTGAGTTCGCCCGGCTGCCGGGCGGAGATGTCGCCGTCCGCAACTCACGCTTCCCCGACGGCCCCGCCCTGGTCTACACCCGCGCGGAGATCGAGGCCATGCTGCTGGGCGTGAAGGACGGCGAGTTCGACCACCTGGTGGGCGGTTGA
- the rpmB gene encoding 50S ribosomal protein L28, protein MSAHCMLTGTQPGFGNRISHSHRRTSRRFDPNIQSKRYWLPSEGRYVRLRLSTRGIKTIDTIGIEAAVARIRARGVRI, encoded by the coding sequence ATGTCCGCGCACTGCATGCTGACCGGCACACAGCCGGGCTTCGGCAACCGCATCTCGCACTCCCACCGGCGCACGTCGCGCCGGTTCGACCCCAACATCCAGTCCAAGCGCTACTGGCTGCCGAGCGAGGGCCGGTACGTCCGGCTCCGGCTCAGCACCCGGGGGATCAAGACCATCGACACGATCGGGATCGAGGCGGCCGTCGCCCGGATCCGCGCCCGGGGAGTGAGGATCTGA
- a CDS encoding bifunctional 3'-5' exonuclease/DNA polymerase — MADRWALAPAEDGGVDVAPLGPDGLPSGPVRREADAAEAVRSRPGVTRWVWRSTAEVYPRLLATGVRAERCYDIEAAETLLLGHEGRYGEPRSAAAALARLRGGPVPPDPPQRSAEPGSQSSLFEPQGVHLPLPDLLAVYAEQHRRHERAEHPDRMRLLTAAESAGMLVAAEMNRAGLPWSAEVHRAVLHDLLGDRYAGGGEPRRLAELADEVSAAFGRRVRPDLPADVVKAFAQAGIRISSTRRWEIETVDHPAVKPLIEYKKLYRIWVAHGWSWLQDWVRGGRFRPEFLAGGTVTGRWVTNGGGGLQIPKVIRRAVVADPGWRLVVADADQMEPRVLAAISRDPGLMEVAGRETDLYQSVSDRAFSGDRSQAKLAVLGAVYGQTSGDGLKNLAALRRRFPRAVAYVDDAARAGEEGRLVRTWLGRTCPPAVRGTDDATEEAGIPTAAVGSGSGSGSGSGSGSGSGSGEDDQPDGGQWVPGYASTNARARGRFARNFVVQGSAADWALLLLAALRKACAGLAAELVFFQHDEVIVHCPEEETETVVAAIREAAALAGRLTFGETPVRFPFTTAVVECYADAK; from the coding sequence ATGGCCGACCGGTGGGCGCTCGCTCCCGCCGAGGACGGTGGCGTGGACGTCGCCCCCCTCGGTCCGGACGGGCTGCCCTCCGGCCCGGTGCGGCGGGAGGCGGACGCCGCCGAGGCCGTCCGGAGCCGTCCCGGCGTCACGCGGTGGGTGTGGCGGTCCACCGCCGAGGTCTACCCGCGCCTGCTCGCCACGGGGGTGCGAGCCGAGCGGTGCTACGACATCGAGGCCGCCGAGACCCTCCTCCTCGGCCACGAGGGGCGCTACGGGGAACCCCGCTCGGCCGCGGCCGCCCTGGCCCGGCTGCGCGGCGGCCCCGTGCCGCCCGATCCGCCGCAGCGCTCCGCCGAACCGGGCTCCCAGTCCTCGCTTTTCGAGCCGCAGGGCGTCCACCTGCCCCTGCCGGACCTCCTCGCCGTCTACGCCGAGCAGCACAGGCGGCACGAGCGGGCCGAGCATCCCGACCGGATGCGGCTGCTGACGGCCGCCGAGTCGGCGGGCATGCTGGTGGCCGCCGAGATGAACCGCGCCGGGCTGCCCTGGAGCGCCGAGGTGCACCGCGCGGTGCTGCACGACCTGCTGGGCGACCGGTACGCGGGCGGCGGCGAGCCACGCCGCCTGGCCGAGCTGGCCGACGAGGTGTCCGCCGCGTTCGGCCGCCGGGTGCGCCCCGACCTGCCCGCCGACGTGGTCAAGGCCTTCGCCCAGGCCGGGATCAGGATTTCCTCGACCCGCCGCTGGGAGATCGAGACCGTCGACCACCCCGCCGTGAAGCCCCTCATCGAGTACAAGAAGCTCTACCGCATCTGGGTCGCCCACGGCTGGTCCTGGCTCCAGGACTGGGTGCGCGGGGGCCGGTTCAGACCCGAGTTCCTCGCGGGCGGGACGGTGACCGGGCGCTGGGTCACCAACGGCGGAGGCGGGCTCCAGATCCCCAAAGTGATCCGGCGTGCCGTGGTCGCCGACCCCGGCTGGCGGCTCGTCGTCGCCGACGCCGACCAGATGGAGCCGCGCGTCCTCGCCGCGATCTCCCGCGACCCGGGCCTGATGGAGGTGGCCGGCCGGGAGACCGACCTGTACCAGTCCGTCTCCGACCGCGCCTTCTCCGGTGACCGCTCCCAGGCCAAACTCGCCGTGCTCGGCGCGGTCTACGGCCAGACCTCCGGGGACGGCCTGAAGAACCTCGCCGCGCTCAGACGCCGCTTTCCCAGGGCGGTGGCGTACGTCGACGACGCGGCCCGCGCCGGTGAGGAGGGCCGGCTCGTGCGGACCTGGCTCGGCCGGACCTGCCCGCCCGCGGTCCGGGGCACGGACGACGCGACGGAGGAGGCCGGCATCCCCACGGCTGCCGTCGGCTCCGGCTCCGGCTCCGGCTCCGGCTCCGGCTCCGGCTCCGGCTCCGGCTCCGGGGAGGACGACCAGCCGGACGGCGGGCAATGGGTGCCCGGCTACGCGTCCACGAACGCCCGCGCCCGCGGCCGCTTCGCCCGCAACTTCGTCGTCCAGGGCAGCGCCGCCGACTGGGCGTTGCTGCTGCTCGCCGCGCTGCGCAAGGCCTGCGCGGGGCTGGCGGCCGAGCTGGTCTTCTTCCAGCACGACGAGGTGATCGTGCACTGCCCCGAGGAGGAGACGGAGACGGTCGTGGCGGCGATCCGCGAGGCGGCGGCCCTGGCCGGACGACTGACCTTCGGGGAGACGCCCGTGCGGTTCCCGTTCACGACGGCGGTGGTGGAGTGCTACGCGGACGCCAAGTAG
- a CDS encoding Clp protease N-terminal domain-containing protein translates to MTNPDTTSSIRLDDLIAAIKKVHPEPLDQLQDAVIAADHLGDVADHLIGHFVDQARRSGASWTDIGKSMGVTRQAAQKRFVPKESNDLDPSQGFDRYTPRARNTVMAAHTASKAARNAEGLPEHLVLGLLAEPDGLAAKAIIKQGVSLDAVREAATAALPPALDEVPELVPYGQAAKKVLELTFREALRLGHNYIGTEHILLALLEHENGEGVLSGLGIDKERAEQYVGAVLEKIMQAQKETDEA, encoded by the coding sequence ATGACGAACCCCGACACCACGTCATCCATCCGTCTCGACGACCTCATCGCGGCCATCAAGAAGGTCCACCCCGAGCCGCTGGACCAGCTTCAGGACGCGGTGATCGCCGCGGATCACCTGGGCGACGTGGCCGACCACCTGATCGGCCACTTCGTCGACCAGGCCCGGCGGTCCGGCGCGTCCTGGACGGACATCGGCAAGAGCATGGGCGTCACCCGGCAGGCCGCGCAGAAGCGGTTCGTGCCGAAGGAGTCGAACGACCTCGACCCGAGCCAGGGCTTCGACCGGTACACGCCCCGCGCCCGCAACACGGTGATGGCGGCGCACACCGCGTCCAAGGCCGCCCGCAACGCCGAGGGCCTGCCCGAGCACCTCGTCCTCGGTCTGCTGGCCGAGCCGGACGGCCTCGCCGCGAAGGCGATCATCAAGCAGGGCGTCTCCCTCGACGCGGTCCGCGAGGCGGCGACGGCGGCTCTTCCGCCCGCCCTCGACGAGGTCCCGGAGCTCGTGCCGTACGGCCAGGCGGCCAAGAAGGTCCTGGAGCTCACCTTCCGCGAGGCCCTGCGCCTCGGTCACAACTACATCGGCACCGAGCACATCCTGCTCGCCCTGCTGGAGCACGAGAACGGCGAGGGCGTCCTCAGCGGCCTCGGCATCGACAAGGAGCGGGCCGAGCAGTACGTAGGGGCGGTGCTGGAGAAGATCATGCAGGCGCAGAAGGAGACGGACGAGGCCTGA